In Erigeron canadensis isolate Cc75 chromosome 1, C_canadensis_v1, whole genome shotgun sequence, a single window of DNA contains:
- the LOC122585270 gene encoding probable protein phosphatase 2C 14, which produces MPPNNSNLSDMSSVHLAVKSPEQPLSVLKKRKRPPMIEIPNILQVIEPVSINCESKSDVVLSSSGFAAGVYSVKGRKSFMEDTHTILSSSSSEKGFFGVYDGHGGSKAADFVAKNLHSNVIEIMENCCENASIDEVVKAAYLKTDDDFLKQGLESGTCCVTALIKGKELVVSNLGDCRAVLSRKGKADALTNDHKATNEDERKRIQDKGGYVEFHRGTWRVHGVLAVSRSIGDAHLKDWVLGEPETTILTVTDDLEYLVLASDGLWDEVENQEAIDTVTQYMTNLSPKLKKVCRVKQLKRRVCNNWKEGENYFTNENDEPQCKARRVSSVNQAKIGTQDRNQSQNENQDQGHSLKPDGLVNACKELVNLAVSRGSLDDITVMIVDLKAFQ; this is translated from the exons ATGCCACCAAACAATTCAAATCTTTCAGACATGTCCTCCGTACATCTAGCCGTCAAGTCCCCGGAGCAGCCTCTTTCCGTCTTAAAGAAGCGAAAAAGACCGCCCATGATTGAAATCCCAAACATACTTCAAGTAATTGAACCCGTATCCATAAACTGTGAATCAAAATCAGACGTTGTTTTGTCGTCTTCTGGATTTGCCGCCGGCGTTTATTCCGTTAAAGGCCGGAAATCTTTTATGGAAGATACTCACACtattctttcttcctcttcttcagaAAAG GGATTTTTTGGAGTGTATGATGGGCATGGAGGAAGTAAGGCGGCGGATTTCGTAGCGAAGAATTTGCACTCGAATGTGATCGAGATAATGGAGAACTGCTGTGAGAATGCATCAATAGATGAAGTTGTTAAAGCTGCATACTTGAAAACAGACGATGATTTCCTTAAACag GGATTAGAGAGTGGTACTTGCTGTGTCACGGCTCTTATTAAAGGAAAGGAACTTGTTGTTTCGAACTTAGGTGATTGTAGAGCTGTTCTTTCCAGAAAAGGAAAGGCTGATGCTTTAACTAATGATCACAAAGCGACAAATGAGGATGAACGTAAAAGGATACAAGATAAG GGTGGATATGTGGAGTTTCATCGTGGTACTTGGAGGGTTCATGGCGTACTTGCTGTATCAAGAAGCATCGGTGATGCTCATTTGAAAGATTGGGTGTTGGGTGAACCTGAGACCACAATTTTAACAGTGACGGATGACTTGGAGTATCTAGTTTTGGCTTCTGATGGACTTTGGGATGAG GTTGAGAATCAAGAAGCTATTGATACTGTTACTCAATACATGACGAATCTTTCACCAAAACTGAAGAAAGTTTGCCGGGTCAAACAGTTAAAACGGAGAGTTTGCAATAACTGGAAAGAAGGAGAAAACTACTTTACTAATGAAAATGATGAACCTCAATGTAAGGCTAGACGGGTTTCATCTGTGAACCAGGCCAAGATAGGGACGCAGGACCGGAACCAAAGTCAGAACGAGAACCAAGACCAAGGCCATAGCTTAAAACCTGACGGGCTTGTAAATGCTTGCAAGGAACTTGTGAACCTTGCAGTAAGTAGAGGTAGTTTAGATGATATTACAGTCATGATAGTTGACCTGAAAGCTTTCCAGTAA
- the LOC122607986 gene encoding GDSL esterase/lipase At3g26430-like, giving the protein MGSYCLKMVMISRPPIFVTLLLLLPSSIFGLPECNFPAIFNFGDSNSDTGGLSAVFGQFPLPNGQTYFQSPAGRRCDGRLLIDFIAEGLGLPYLSPFLDSMGTNFSHGANYATAGSTIRRQNTTIWQSGYSPISLDVQYIEFSDFLKRSKIIREKGNVFKDLLPGTEKFSSALYTFDIGQNDLTSGYKLNMSTEQVKAYVPDVISQFTTTIKNIYVSGGRSFWIHNTGPVGCLPYIMDTRLITAAQIDKHGCASPFNGVSQYFNEKLKEAISQLRKELHLAAITYVDIYSVKYSLIAQSKKLGFGDPFMVCCGHGGRYNFNNAMRCGSTKMVKGKEILIAKSCEDPSSRILWDGIHFTEAANKWMYGQIMNGAFSDPPVPLKMACHI; this is encoded by the exons ATGGGATCCTACTGCCTGAAAATGGTTATGATCAGCAGGCCACCGATTtttgttacattattattactgCTACCAAGCTCGATATTCGGTTTGCCAGAGTGTAACTTTCCAGCTATATTTAACTTTGGTGATTCGAATTCGGATACTGGCGGTTTATCTGCTGTGTTTGGACAATTTCCTTTGCCTAATGGCCAGACTTACTTCCAATCTCCTGCTGGACGCCGCTGTGATGGTCGGCTTCTTATCGATTTTATAG CTGAAGGTTTAGGATTACCCTATCTTAGTCCATTTCTGGATTCAATGGGTACAAATTTTAGCCATGGAGCCAATTATGCCACAGCTGGATCCACTATACGACGTCAAAACACTACTATTTGGCAGAGTGGGTATAGCCCAATTTCCTTAGACGTTCAGTATATTGAATTCTCTGATTTCTTAAAAAGATCCAAAATAATCCGTGAAAAAG GAAACGTCTTTAAGGACCTGCTCCCTGGAACGGAGAAGTTTTCTAGCGCGTTGTACACGTTTGATATTGGTCAAAATGATCTCACCTCTGGTTACAAACTTAACATGTCTACTGAACAAGTTAAAGCGTATGTTCCAGATGTTATATCGCAGTTTACAACTACCATTAAG AATATATATGTTAGCGGCGGCAGATCATTTTGGATACACAACACAGGTCCAGTAGGCTGCTTGCCTTATATTATGGATACACGTTTGATCACGGCGGCACAGATAGATAAACATGGTTGTGCCTCCCCGTTTAACGGTGTTTCTCAGTATTTTAACGAAAAACTGAAGGAAGCCATAAGCCAACTCCGAAAGGAACTTCATTTGGCCGCAATCACTTATGTTGATATCTATTCAGTCAAGTATTCACTCATTGCGCAGTCAAAAAAGCTTG GATTTGGTGACCCATTCATGGTGTGTTGCGGGCACGGTGGAAGGTACAACTTCAACAATGCAATGAGGTGCGGGAGCACAAAAATGGTGAAAGGTAAAGAAATTTTGATTGCAAAGTCTTGTGAAGATCCGTCATCACGAATCCTTTGGGATGGGATCCACTTCACTGAGGCAGCTAACAAATGGATGTATGGTCAGATTATGAACGGAGCATTCTCGGATCCGCCGGTTCCATTAAAGATGGCTTGCCATATTTGA